A single region of the Epinephelus moara isolate mb chromosome 14, YSFRI_EMoa_1.0, whole genome shotgun sequence genome encodes:
- the LOC126401530 gene encoding uncharacterized protein C14orf132 gives MDLSFMAAQIPVMTGAFMDSSPNDDYSGEHSLFNSSASVHAAASAASVHGQQDEQQSMSSDAIWLWIAIIATIGNIVVVGVVYACTF, from the coding sequence ATCCCAGTTATGACGGGAGCCTTCATGGACTCCTCGCCCAACGACGACTACAGCGGCGAGCACTCCCTCTTTAACTCCTCGGCCAGCGTCCATGCCGCTGCCTCTGCCGCCTCGGTACACGGCCAACAGGATGAGCAGCAGTCCATGTCCAGCGATGCCATCTGGCTCTGGATCGCCATCATCGCCACCATAGGAAACATTGTGGTGGTTGGCGTCGTCTATGCCTGCACTTTCTGA